The Anomalospiza imberbis isolate Cuckoo-Finch-1a 21T00152 chromosome 7, ASM3175350v1, whole genome shotgun sequence genome has a window encoding:
- the LOC137476812 gene encoding basic helix-loop-helix transcription factor scleraxis-like, whose product MRAGGGAAGAGQARGAAGAGRRRRARGGGGRRAAANARERDRTHSVNTAFGALRRLIPTRPADRRLSKVETLRLASSYISHLANVLLLQQRRQDEAAAAEQPCAACPQPCPQPCPQPCPQPCPQPARPPQPCSPPGASAPRSICTFCLSDQRQRHREKEKPSPDPAVTGL is encoded by the exons aTGCGGgccggcgggggcgcggcgggcgcggggcagGCGCGGGGCGccgcgggcgcggggcggcggcggcgggcgcggggcggcggcgggcggcgggcggcggccaaCGCGCGGGAGCGGGACCGCACGCACAGCGTCAACACGGCCTTCGGCGCCCTCCGCCGGCTCATCCCCACCCGCCCGGCCGACCGCCGCCTCTCCAAGGTGGAGACGCTGCGCCTGGCGTCCAGCTACATCTCGCACCTGGCCaacgtgctgctgctgcagcagcgcCGGCAGGACGAGGCGGCGGCCGCCgagcagccctgtgctgcaTGTCCGCAGCCCTGCCCGCAGCCCTGCCCGCAGCCCTGCCCGCAGCCCTGCCCGCAGCCCGCTCggcccccccagccctgctcgcCACCAGGTGCCTCCGCGCCTCGGTCCATCTGCACCTTCTGCCTCAGCGACCAGCGGCAGCGG CACCGAGAAAAAGAGAAACCATCACCTGATCCAGCCGTAACCGGACTCTGA